The following proteins are encoded in a genomic region of Vicinamibacterales bacterium:
- a CDS encoding 50S ribosomal protein L23: MKLTEVIRRPLVTEKTTVMREDGRTLVFEVARDANKLDVKRAVEKLLGPKVASVRTALAHGKEKRQGRYAGRRPDWKKAYVVLRKGEKLPEFVENA; encoded by the coding sequence ATGAAGCTGACGGAAGTGATTCGGCGGCCGCTCGTCACGGAGAAGACCACCGTGATGCGCGAAGACGGCCGGACGCTGGTGTTCGAGGTCGCGCGCGACGCCAACAAGCTCGACGTCAAGCGCGCCGTGGAGAAGCTGCTCGGGCCCAAGGTGGCCTCGGTGCGGACGGCGCTGGCGCACGGCAAGGAGAAGCGTCAGGGCCGGTACGCCGGCCGCCGTCCCGACTGGAAGAAGGCCTACGTCGTGCTGCGGAAGGGCGAGAAGCTTCCGGAGTTCGTCGAGAACGCCTAG
- a CDS encoding MBL fold metallo-hydrolase, whose translation MRGRAAALVLVATAGLGSMALAASQAPPAPKVVEVDKVADTLYLLRGGGGNTALFLTSKGAVVVDSKLPGWGQPLLDAIRTVTDKPITMVINTHTHYDHTNGQVEFPGTFEVVAHENTRTYMEQSNPVYGLQTGAQPNPFKAHGGHGYPTTTFRDSLSLGSGSEQIVLRYFGRAHTGGDAYVIFPALGVMHVGDTFPTRDLPIMDKNNGGSGVAFADTLTGAAGVAGVTTLINGHNPRTTTPADLRAYAGFIREFVVFVQAAKRAGKSVDDVVAGWKTPPGYDGYAPPSPARVKADAEVIWSETK comes from the coding sequence ATGAGAGGACGAGCGGCGGCTCTGGTACTGGTGGCAACGGCCGGTCTCGGCTCGATGGCGCTCGCAGCGTCCCAGGCGCCGCCGGCGCCCAAGGTGGTCGAGGTCGACAAGGTCGCGGACACGCTCTACCTCCTGCGGGGCGGCGGCGGCAACACGGCCCTGTTCCTGACGTCGAAGGGCGCGGTGGTCGTCGACAGCAAGCTGCCCGGCTGGGGCCAGCCGCTGCTCGACGCCATCCGGACGGTGACCGACAAGCCGATCACCATGGTCATCAACACCCACACCCACTACGACCACACCAACGGCCAGGTGGAGTTCCCCGGGACGTTCGAGGTGGTGGCGCACGAGAACACCAGGACGTACATGGAGCAGTCGAACCCGGTTTACGGGCTCCAGACCGGCGCGCAGCCCAATCCGTTCAAGGCGCACGGGGGCCACGGGTATCCGACCACGACGTTCCGGGACAGCCTGAGCCTGGGCAGCGGCAGTGAGCAGATCGTGCTGCGCTATTTCGGCCGCGCGCATACCGGCGGCGACGCCTACGTCATCTTCCCGGCCCTCGGCGTCATGCACGTGGGAGATACGTTCCCTACGCGCGACCTGCCGATCATGGACAAGAACAACGGCGGCAGCGGCGTCGCCTTCGCTGACACGCTGACGGGCGCCGCCGGCGTGGCCGGCGTCACCACCCTGATCAACGGACACAACCCGCGCACGACGACGCCGGCCGACCTCCGCGCCTACGCCGGCTTCATCCGCGAGTTCGTCGTGTTCGTGCAGGCCGCCAAGCGCGCGGGCAAATCGGTCGACGACGTCGTGGCCGGGTGGAAGACGCCCCCCGGGTACGACGGCTACGCCCCCCCGTCGCCCGCGCGGGTGAAAGCCGACGCCGAGGTGATCTGGAGCGAGACGAAGTGA
- a CDS encoding c-type cytochrome encodes MTRLCAGRTLCLAGAAALVLAGSASAQTERLEPGIAEGPAITVLTGLRVPQFETEMRHFVQALGVNCGGCHTRGNFASEANPRKAAARRMIEMTKALNQRYFGAYTPMEGDSTLGRVTCYTCHRGELSPKAGPAPPAR; translated from the coding sequence ATGACGCGCCTGTGCGCGGGACGCACCCTGTGCCTGGCGGGCGCTGCCGCGCTCGTCCTGGCCGGTTCCGCCTCCGCGCAGACCGAACGCCTGGAACCGGGCATCGCCGAGGGCCCCGCCATCACGGTCCTGACGGGACTTCGCGTCCCCCAGTTCGAGACGGAGATGCGGCACTTCGTCCAGGCGCTGGGCGTCAACTGCGGCGGGTGCCACACGCGCGGCAATTTCGCGAGCGAGGCCAACCCGCGCAAGGCAGCGGCGCGCCGGATGATCGAGATGACCAAGGCGCTCAACCAGCGCTACTTCGGCGCCTACACGCCGATGGAGGGCGACTCCACGCTGGGCCGCGTCACCTGCTACACGTGCCACCGGGGAGAGCTGTCGCCAAAGGCGGGGCCGGCGCCCCCGGCGCGCTAG
- the rpsJ gene encoding 30S ribosomal protein S10, which translates to MVGDKIRIRLKAYDARLLDQSTGEIVDTAKRTGARLAGPIPLPTEINKWTVLRSPHVDKKSREQFEVRTHKRLIDIFEPTPQTVDALMKLDLPAGVDVEIKAFGKEHGK; encoded by the coding sequence ATGGTTGGTGACAAGATTCGAATCCGCCTGAAGGCCTACGATGCGCGCCTGCTCGACCAGAGCACGGGCGAGATCGTGGACACGGCGAAGCGAACGGGCGCCCGGCTGGCGGGGCCGATCCCGCTGCCCACCGAGATCAACAAGTGGACGGTGCTCCGCTCGCCGCACGTGGACAAGAAGTCCCGCGAGCAGTTCGAGGTGCGCACGCACAAGCGGCTGATCGACATCTTCGAGCCGACGCCCCAGACGGTGGACGCGCTCATGAAGCTCGATCTGCCGGCAGGCGTGGACGTCGAAATCAAGGCGTTCGGCAAGGAACACGGTAAGTAA
- the rplD gene encoding 50S ribosomal protein L4: protein MTVDVVNSQNQKVGSVELSDAVFGGRVKTDLIHASVVRANAADRRGTHATKNRALVSGSGKKPWRQKGTGRARVGETRNPLWRKGGTVFGPQPRSYAFTAPKKVELGGLRAALAQKAQDGALVVVDALAASEVKTKAAAAMLRAIGAGAKALLVDVAPDENLALSVRNLPGVKFAASGRITARDVIDTATVVVTTAALEKLQAALGA from the coding sequence ATGACCGTAGACGTGGTCAACAGCCAGAATCAGAAGGTGGGCTCGGTCGAGCTCAGCGACGCCGTGTTCGGCGGCCGCGTGAAGACCGACCTCATCCACGCGTCGGTCGTGCGCGCGAACGCCGCGGACCGCCGGGGCACGCACGCCACGAAGAACCGCGCCCTCGTGAGTGGCAGCGGCAAGAAGCCGTGGCGGCAGAAGGGCACCGGCCGCGCCCGGGTGGGCGAGACGCGCAACCCGCTGTGGCGCAAGGGCGGCACCGTGTTCGGGCCGCAGCCGCGCAGCTACGCTTTCACGGCGCCGAAGAAGGTCGAGCTCGGCGGCCTTCGGGCGGCGCTCGCCCAGAAGGCGCAGGATGGCGCGCTGGTCGTCGTGGACGCCCTGGCGGCCTCGGAAGTGAAGACCAAGGCGGCGGCGGCGATGCTCCGCGCGATCGGCGCGGGCGCGAAGGCGCTGCTGGTCGACGTCGCGCCCGACGAGAACCTTGCCCTGTCGGTGCGCAACCTCCCGGGCGTGAAGTTCGCGGCCAGCGGACGGATTACGGCCAGGGACGTCATCGACACGGCGACCGTCGTGGTCACCACGGCCGCGCTCGAGAAGCTGCAGGCCGCGCTCGGCGCGTAG
- the rpsG gene encoding 30S ribosomal protein S7, with product MPRRREIPKRELPADALYGSPLVTKFINCMMFDGKQSTAEQIVYRSFDIVKEKSGDDPLKIFKKALDNVKPSLEVKSRRVGGSNYQVPIEVNPNRRLSLSIRWLVGYARARGDGKTMQEKLANELLDAANLRGGAVKKREDTHRMAEANKAFAHYRW from the coding sequence ATGCCGCGCAGACGAGAAATCCCGAAGCGTGAACTCCCGGCCGACGCGCTCTACGGCAGTCCGCTGGTGACGAAGTTCATCAACTGCATGATGTTCGACGGCAAGCAGTCCACGGCCGAGCAGATCGTGTACCGCAGCTTCGACATCGTGAAGGAGAAGTCCGGCGACGACCCGCTGAAGATCTTCAAGAAGGCGCTCGACAACGTGAAGCCTTCGCTCGAGGTCAAGTCCCGGCGCGTCGGCGGCTCGAACTACCAGGTGCCGATCGAGGTCAACCCGAACCGCCGCCTGTCGCTCAGCATCCGCTGGCTCGTGGGCTATGCCCGCGCTCGGGGCGACGGCAAGACGATGCAGGAGAAGCTGGCGAACGAGCTGCTCGATGCGGCCAACCTCCGCGGAGGCGCCGTGAAGAAGCGCGAGGACACCCACCGGATGGCCGAAGCCAACAAGGCCTTCGCCCATTACCGCTGGTAA
- the rpsL gene encoding 30S ribosomal protein S12 has protein sequence MPTISQLVRKGRDAVRWKTKSPALQESPQKRGVCVRVFTQTPKKPNSALRKVARVRLTNKIEVTTYIPGVGHNLQEHSLVLIRGGRVKDLPGVRYHVVRGTLDAVGVQGRKQGRSKYGAKRPKQ, from the coding sequence GTGCCGACGATCAGCCAACTGGTGCGGAAGGGCCGCGACGCGGTCCGGTGGAAGACGAAGAGCCCGGCCCTGCAGGAAAGCCCGCAGAAGCGTGGCGTCTGCGTGCGCGTGTTCACGCAGACCCCGAAGAAGCCGAACTCCGCGCTCCGCAAGGTGGCGCGCGTGCGCCTCACGAACAAGATCGAGGTCACCACCTACATTCCGGGCGTGGGCCACAACCTCCAGGAGCACTCGCTCGTGCTCATCCGCGGAGGCCGCGTGAAGGACCTCCCGGGCGTGCGCTACCACGTCGTGCGCGGCACTCTCGATGCCGTCGGCGTGCAGGGCCGCAAGCAGGGGCGATCGAAGTACGGCGCGAAGCGCCCGAAGCAATAG
- a CDS encoding Rieske (2Fe-2S) protein, translated as MNRPGVAADRSDRRRFFSRIVIGVQALIGSTIGAVVAGAALAPSLASRATRWQRATSLADLSDGEPTPVTLRLIRRDGYRQVVDRRVVYVRRDDSGGVLVLDSTCTHLGCRTKYDPASKHFVCPCHGGVYDSDGAVLAGPPPAPLRRLEARVEGDRIEVQV; from the coding sequence ATGAACAGGCCCGGCGTGGCGGCCGATCGCTCTGATCGGCGCCGCTTCTTCTCTCGGATCGTCATCGGCGTTCAGGCCTTGATCGGCTCCACGATCGGGGCGGTGGTGGCGGGTGCGGCCCTGGCCCCGAGCCTGGCCTCGCGCGCCACCCGCTGGCAGCGCGCCACGAGCCTCGCCGACCTGTCCGACGGCGAGCCCACCCCGGTGACGCTGCGCCTCATCCGGCGGGATGGCTACCGCCAGGTCGTCGATCGCCGCGTGGTTTACGTCCGCCGGGACGACAGTGGCGGTGTCCTCGTCCTCGACTCCACGTGTACCCACCTGGGATGCCGGACCAAGTACGACCCGGCGTCCAAGCACTTCGTCTGCCCGTGTCACGGCGGCGTCTACGACAGCGACGGCGCCGTGCTGGCGGGTCCGCCCCCGGCGCCCCTGCGCCGGCTCGAGGCTCGCGTCGAGGGCGATCGCATCGAGGTGCAGGTGTGA
- a CDS encoding c-type cytochrome, protein MNARPGVGRALAALAITAVAGAAPPVSAQPARRPRPLENIRVLKGWDGERVRAEMQRMADALGVPCSHCHVQGNFASDEKREKRTARRMIDMTMGLNAEYFEGTAQPGGSSLGRVTCYTCHQGEPTPKLSPGPGARR, encoded by the coding sequence GTGAACGCCAGGCCTGGCGTCGGACGCGCGCTTGCGGCGCTCGCGATCACGGCCGTGGCCGGCGCCGCGCCTCCGGTGTCCGCTCAGCCCGCCCGGCGGCCGCGTCCGCTCGAGAACATCCGCGTCCTGAAGGGCTGGGACGGCGAACGGGTTCGCGCCGAGATGCAACGCATGGCGGATGCCTTGGGGGTGCCGTGCAGCCACTGCCACGTGCAGGGCAACTTCGCCAGCGACGAGAAGCGCGAGAAGCGGACGGCACGACGGATGATCGACATGACGATGGGACTGAACGCGGAGTACTTCGAGGGGACGGCCCAGCCCGGCGGGTCCTCGCTGGGCCGGGTGACGTGCTACACGTGCCACCAGGGCGAGCCGACGCCGAAGCTTTCGCCGGGCCCGGGAGCGCGCCGATGA
- the rplC gene encoding 50S ribosomal protein L3, protein MNGIIGKKIGMTQLFLEDGTVEPATVLQAGPCVVVQAKGADRDGYEAVQLGLVSSTRYKANKTTVGHHKAANVPATRVRREVKRAAGGDAPKPGDSVVVGAVFNQGERVDVIGTSKGHGFQGVVKRHHFGGGANTHGSMFHRAPGSIGASSYPSRVVRGMRMAGHMGQDRVTVRNLKVLRIDADNNLMVVRGAVPGANGGYVLIRKAVAAKPEPQPQLQEKPKKGKK, encoded by the coding sequence GTGAACGGAATCATCGGCAAGAAGATCGGAATGACGCAGCTGTTCCTGGAGGACGGGACGGTCGAACCGGCCACCGTGCTCCAGGCTGGTCCGTGCGTCGTCGTGCAGGCCAAGGGCGCCGATCGCGACGGCTACGAGGCCGTGCAGCTCGGGCTCGTGTCGTCCACGCGCTACAAGGCCAACAAGACGACGGTCGGCCACCACAAGGCCGCCAACGTGCCGGCCACGCGCGTTCGCCGCGAGGTGAAGCGTGCCGCGGGCGGCGACGCGCCCAAGCCGGGCGACTCCGTCGTGGTCGGTGCCGTCTTCAACCAGGGCGAGCGGGTAGACGTCATCGGCACGAGCAAGGGCCATGGCTTCCAGGGCGTCGTGAAGCGCCACCACTTCGGCGGCGGCGCGAACACGCACGGCTCCATGTTCCACCGGGCGCCGGGTTCGATTGGCGCCTCGTCGTACCCGTCACGCGTGGTGCGCGGCATGCGAATGGCCGGGCACATGGGCCAGGACCGCGTCACGGTTCGCAACCTGAAGGTCCTGCGCATCGATGCGGACAACAACCTGATGGTCGTGCGCGGCGCCGTGCCGGGCGCCAACGGCGGCTACGTGCTGATCCGCAAGGCCGTGGCGGCGAAGCCCGAGCCGCAGCCGCAGCTCCAGGAAAAGCCCAAGAAGGGCAAGAAGTAG
- the fusA gene encoding elongation factor G, protein MPRQAPLNRTRNIGIMAHIDAGKTTTTERILFYTGITYKIGEVHEGTAVMDWMEQEQERGITITSAATTCFWRDHRINIIDTPGHVDFTVEVERSLRVLDGAVAVFDAVSGVEPQSETVWRQADRYRVPRICFVNKMDRIGADFKETFSQIESKLQGNPVAIQLPIGAEDRFRGVVDLVRMKAITYKDETMGADYIVDDIPADMLDEAKKYREILVEKVSEGDDRLLEKYLGGEELTEDEIRAGLRKRCVESVRNEDAPFVPVICGTAFKNKGVQPLLDAVVDYLPSPLDIPPVEGTNPNAHGEDKPVLIRKADDNEPFSALAFKIMTDPFVGQLTFFRVYSGVLNAGSSVLNTTKGKTERIGRLLKMHANKREEIKEVYAGDIAAAVGLKSVTTGDTLSDEKQAVLLESMEFPEPVISLAIEPKTKADQEKLGQGMAKLMAEDPTFRVNTDEQTGQVVIRGMGELHLEIIVDRLKREFGVEASVGKPQVAYKETLTKAAEGDGLFKRQTGGRGQFGHAKIRLFPLEPGSGYQFESKIVGGTVPREYIKPIDQGIQEALTRGVLAGYPVDDVRIELYDGGYHEVDSSEMAFKIAGSFAFQDAAKKAGPVLMEPIMRVEIVSPKDYLGDVMGDLASRRGRIQSQEDRGGTQIISARVPLSEMFGYATDLRSRTQGRATYSMHFDRYEQAPGHVSEEVIARVQGTK, encoded by the coding sequence ATGCCCAGGCAAGCCCCACTCAACCGGACCCGCAACATCGGCATCATGGCCCACATCGATGCCGGGAAGACGACGACGACCGAGCGGATCCTGTTCTATACCGGCATCACCTACAAGATCGGTGAGGTGCACGAAGGCACCGCGGTCATGGACTGGATGGAGCAGGAGCAGGAGCGCGGGATCACGATCACGTCGGCCGCGACGACCTGTTTCTGGCGGGATCACCGGATCAATATCATCGACACCCCCGGCCACGTCGATTTCACGGTCGAGGTCGAGCGCTCGCTGCGCGTCCTCGACGGCGCCGTCGCCGTGTTCGACGCGGTGTCGGGCGTGGAGCCGCAGTCCGAGACCGTGTGGCGCCAGGCCGATCGGTATCGCGTGCCCCGGATCTGCTTCGTCAACAAGATGGACCGCATCGGCGCGGACTTCAAGGAGACGTTCAGCCAGATCGAGTCGAAGCTGCAGGGCAACCCGGTGGCCATCCAGCTGCCCATCGGCGCCGAGGACAGGTTCAGGGGAGTCGTCGATCTCGTCCGGATGAAGGCCATCACGTACAAGGACGAGACGATGGGCGCCGACTACATCGTCGACGACATCCCGGCCGACATGCTGGACGAGGCGAAGAAGTACCGCGAGATCCTCGTCGAGAAGGTGAGCGAGGGCGACGATCGGCTGCTGGAGAAATACCTCGGCGGCGAAGAGCTCACCGAGGACGAGATTCGCGCCGGCCTCCGGAAGCGTTGTGTCGAGTCCGTCCGCAACGAGGATGCGCCGTTCGTGCCCGTGATCTGCGGGACGGCTTTCAAGAACAAGGGTGTCCAGCCCCTGCTCGACGCCGTCGTGGACTATCTGCCCAGCCCGCTGGATATCCCGCCGGTCGAGGGGACCAACCCCAATGCGCATGGCGAGGACAAGCCGGTCCTGATCCGGAAGGCCGACGACAACGAGCCGTTCTCGGCACTCGCGTTCAAGATCATGACCGACCCGTTCGTCGGTCAGCTCACGTTCTTCCGCGTCTACTCGGGCGTGCTCAACGCCGGGTCCTCGGTGCTCAACACGACCAAGGGCAAGACCGAGCGCATCGGCCGCTTGCTGAAGATGCACGCGAACAAGCGTGAGGAAATCAAGGAGGTCTACGCCGGCGACATCGCCGCCGCCGTGGGGCTCAAGTCCGTCACGACCGGCGACACGCTGTCGGACGAGAAGCAGGCGGTCCTGCTCGAGTCGATGGAGTTCCCGGAGCCCGTGATCTCGCTCGCCATCGAGCCCAAGACGAAGGCCGACCAGGAGAAGCTGGGCCAGGGCATGGCCAAGCTGATGGCCGAGGATCCGACTTTCAGGGTCAACACGGACGAGCAGACCGGCCAGGTCGTCATCCGCGGCATGGGCGAGCTCCACCTCGAGATCATCGTCGACCGCCTGAAGCGCGAGTTCGGCGTCGAGGCCAGCGTGGGCAAGCCGCAGGTGGCCTACAAGGAGACGCTCACGAAGGCCGCCGAGGGCGACGGGCTGTTCAAGCGTCAGACCGGCGGCCGCGGCCAGTTCGGGCACGCGAAGATCCGCCTCTTCCCGCTCGAGCCCGGCTCCGGCTACCAGTTCGAGAGCAAGATCGTCGGCGGAACGGTGCCGAGGGAGTACATCAAGCCGATCGACCAGGGCATCCAGGAAGCCCTTACGCGCGGCGTGCTCGCCGGCTATCCGGTGGACGACGTGCGGATCGAGCTCTACGACGGCGGATACCACGAAGTGGACTCGTCGGAGATGGCGTTCAAGATCGCGGGGTCCTTCGCGTTCCAGGATGCCGCGAAGAAGGCGGGCCCCGTGCTGATGGAACCCATCATGCGCGTGGAGATCGTGAGCCCGAAGGACTATCTCGGCGACGTCATGGGCGACCTGGCGAGCCGGCGCGGGCGCATCCAGTCGCAGGAAGACCGTGGCGGCACCCAGATCATCTCGGCCCGGGTGCCCCTCAGCGAGATGTTCGGCTATGCCACGGACCTGCGTTCGCGGACGCAGGGCCGGGCGACGTACTCGATGCACTTCGACCGCTACGAACAGGCGCCGGGCCACGTCAGCGAGGAAGTGATCGCGAGGGTGCAGGGGACGAAGTAG
- a CDS encoding cytochrome b N-terminal domain-containing protein gives MSEVRRAVLDWLDSRTGYRALLAHALDEPLPPGTGWAFTTGSVLALLLGCQALTGVGLAMYYVPSPSLAYDSLRYLMGGVPLGGLMRGLHFWGASFIVVAAVVHMARVFFYGAYKAPRELTWMTGVVLLLVILGFSLSGYLLPWDQKAYWATTVTINVAESTPVIGAFLGDVLRGGTELGALTLGRWYAAHVFLLPMALGGFVVAHVFLMRKHGISGPLSPQQGRPRPFYPWHVAKDTVMMAAVFASLFTVALIVPAHLDEVANPADADYIPRPEWYFLSLFQLLKYFPGRLEVIGTQVLPGLVVGALFLLPFLDRGRDRHPWAPSRRMFTVAFLGLGAGVAGLTALGLRDAPTRFDPSRWGPQAVAGYLTAEGPQSPCTRCHVDGGPASPLRSTQMGRDDGWLAFHLSDPETIGPGARRVSLDHDPLLEEDAARAVMAYLRRLRAGAVPPAVPDSARTATRILGTRCIACHRIDGEGGDTGPDLSRVGARRDLAAITRIINDPNDEYGDSVMPIYGKRLTAGEVDALAAALAARR, from the coding sequence GTGAGCGAGGTGCGGCGGGCCGTCCTCGACTGGCTGGATTCCCGGACGGGGTATCGGGCGCTCCTCGCGCACGCGCTCGACGAGCCCCTGCCGCCGGGGACGGGCTGGGCGTTCACGACCGGCAGCGTGCTGGCGTTGCTTCTCGGGTGCCAGGCCCTGACCGGCGTCGGGCTTGCCATGTACTACGTGCCGTCGCCCTCGCTGGCCTACGACAGCCTCCGCTATCTCATGGGCGGAGTGCCGCTCGGTGGGCTCATGCGCGGCCTCCATTTCTGGGGGGCGAGCTTCATCGTCGTGGCGGCCGTGGTGCACATGGCCCGGGTGTTCTTTTACGGGGCCTACAAGGCGCCCCGGGAACTGACCTGGATGACCGGTGTCGTCCTCCTGCTGGTCATCCTGGGCTTCTCGTTGAGCGGCTATCTGCTGCCGTGGGACCAGAAGGCGTATTGGGCCACGACGGTCACCATCAACGTGGCCGAGAGCACGCCCGTGATTGGCGCCTTCCTGGGCGACGTGCTGCGGGGCGGGACCGAACTCGGGGCGCTCACCCTCGGGCGATGGTACGCGGCCCACGTGTTCCTCCTGCCGATGGCCCTCGGCGGGTTCGTCGTCGCGCACGTCTTCCTCATGCGCAAGCACGGCATTTCGGGTCCGTTGTCGCCCCAGCAGGGACGGCCGCGTCCGTTCTACCCGTGGCACGTCGCCAAGGACACCGTGATGATGGCGGCGGTCTTCGCGAGCCTGTTCACGGTGGCCCTGATCGTGCCGGCGCACCTGGACGAGGTCGCCAACCCGGCCGACGCCGACTACATCCCTCGGCCAGAGTGGTATTTCCTCTCGCTGTTCCAGCTGCTCAAGTACTTCCCGGGCCGGCTCGAGGTGATCGGCACGCAGGTGCTTCCCGGCCTCGTCGTCGGTGCGCTGTTCCTGCTGCCGTTCCTCGACCGCGGGCGCGATCGCCACCCCTGGGCGCCCTCACGGCGGATGTTCACCGTCGCGTTTCTCGGACTCGGTGCGGGCGTGGCTGGACTCACGGCGCTCGGACTCCGGGATGCCCCGACACGGTTCGATCCGAGTCGCTGGGGGCCGCAGGCCGTCGCCGGTTACCTGACCGCGGAAGGACCGCAGAGTCCCTGCACGCGGTGCCACGTCGACGGCGGCCCGGCCTCGCCGCTCCGATCCACCCAGATGGGGCGCGACGACGGGTGGCTGGCGTTCCACTTGAGCGATCCCGAAACCATCGGCCCGGGTGCCCGGCGGGTCAGCCTGGACCACGACCCGCTGCTCGAGGAGGACGCCGCGCGCGCCGTGATGGCGTACCTCCGTCGCCTGCGCGCCGGGGCGGTCCCGCCCGCGGTGCCGGACTCGGCCCGGACCGCGACGCGAATCCTGGGCACGCGCTGTATCGCCTGCCACCGGATCGACGGGGAGGGCGGCGACACCGGCCCGGACCTGTCCCGCGTGGGCGCCCGCCGCGACCTGGCCGCCATCACGCGGATCATCAACGACCCGAACGACGAGTACGGCGACTCGGTGATGCCCATCTACGGAAAGCGCCTGACCGCCGGGGAGGTCGACGCCCTGGCCGCGGCGCTGGCGGCCCGACGCTAG
- a CDS encoding aminotransferase class V-fold PLP-dependent enzyme, with translation MTSRRSFLRLTGGAAGAAFATARYGIDEVAALTQRASSGGRTPEQVAADEDFWREIQFAFTLDRTIINLNNGNSCPAPTVVHEACKRYDDWANQAPVYHRGMTERNVETTRRRLAAEFGADPEEIAITRNSSESLQIAQMGLDMKPGDEVLTTEQDYGRMLTTWDQRVRRDRIRLTKIDFPAPTTGEDLIRRLTRAITPQTKVMHFCHITNQSGQLFPVRELSDIARARGIITIVDGAHAGGHFPFKLRDLGMDYYGVSLHKWLMAPMGTGLLYVRRDRIASTWPLQAAPARRDTDIRKFEEIGTHPVGPKAAINEALAFHQAIGVERKAARLRYLTLRWANALKNEPRVRIHSNLAEGQTWGLAVVSIDGVDANKLVSHLWDAHRIVITSIGHDNPDDPSMSYRALRVTPNIYTTLEEIDTFVDAMRAVIRNGLPA, from the coding sequence ATGACGAGCCGCCGTTCCTTCCTGCGACTGACCGGAGGCGCCGCCGGCGCCGCGTTCGCGACCGCCCGATACGGCATCGACGAGGTCGCCGCCCTGACGCAGCGCGCCTCGTCCGGGGGCCGGACACCCGAGCAGGTGGCGGCCGACGAGGACTTCTGGCGGGAGATCCAGTTCGCGTTCACGCTGGACCGCACAATCATCAACCTGAACAACGGCAACTCGTGCCCGGCGCCCACCGTGGTCCACGAAGCCTGCAAGCGCTACGACGACTGGGCGAACCAGGCCCCCGTCTACCATCGCGGCATGACCGAGCGGAACGTGGAGACGACGCGCCGCCGGCTGGCCGCGGAGTTCGGCGCCGACCCTGAAGAGATCGCCATCACCCGGAACTCGAGCGAGTCGCTGCAAATCGCCCAGATGGGCCTCGACATGAAACCAGGCGACGAGGTGCTGACGACCGAGCAGGACTACGGCCGGATGCTGACGACCTGGGATCAGCGCGTGCGCCGCGACCGGATCAGGCTCACGAAGATCGACTTTCCCGCCCCGACGACCGGCGAGGATCTCATCAGGCGCCTGACCCGGGCGATCACGCCCCAGACCAAGGTGATGCACTTCTGCCACATCACCAACCAGTCGGGACAGCTCTTCCCGGTGCGCGAACTGAGCGATATCGCCCGCGCGCGGGGCATCATCACGATCGTCGACGGCGCCCATGCTGGTGGACACTTCCCCTTCAAGCTCAGGGACCTGGGCATGGACTACTACGGCGTGTCGCTCCACAAGTGGCTGATGGCGCCGATGGGCACGGGCCTGCTGTACGTGCGGCGGGACCGGATCGCGTCGACCTGGCCGCTCCAGGCCGCCCCCGCCCGCCGCGACACCGACATCCGGAAGTTCGAGGAGATCGGCACTCATCCGGTCGGGCCGAAAGCCGCCATCAACGAGGCGCTCGCCTTCCACCAGGCCATCGGCGTCGAGCGGAAGGCGGCGCGACTGCGCTACCTCACGCTGCGCTGGGCCAACGCGCTCAAGAACGAACCGCGGGTCCGCATCCACTCCAACCTGGCCGAAGGCCAGACCTGGGGCCTAGCCGTGGTGTCGATCGACGGCGTGGACGCGAACAAGCTGGTCTCCCATCTGTGGGATGCGCACCGGATCGTCATCACGTCGATCGGCCACGACAACCCGGACGATCCGTCCATGTCCTACCGGGCCCTCCGGGTGACACCGAACATCTACACGACACTGGAGGAGATCGACACGTTCGTCGACGCCATGCGGGCGGTGATCCGCAACGGGCTGCCGGCCTAG